One region of Chlorobiota bacterium genomic DNA includes:
- the blaOXA gene encoding class D beta-lactamase, with the protein MTIRAMVLLASISVLLACSRKEQLSPNPPSPASASTPAAGRPTADASSIERPELGRYFQQVGADSGAFVLHDLSANRVIRYNPARCAKGFLPASTFKIFNALVALETGVAPDTNFALPWDSVVRPIQNWNHDQTIAEAFRNSTVWFYQELARRIGQERMQMWVSREGYGNQNIHGGINTFWLNGQLQISPDQQVEFLRRLYEGKVGFSKRTTELVKQIMLQRDTPHYRLRAKTGWGSVGKVQIGWIVGWVERSQGAAIFALNLESRDPNYPMMKSRMEALQGILKDLEIIPKQE; encoded by the coding sequence ATGACCATTCGTGCAATGGTGCTGCTGGCAAGCATCTCCGTTTTGCTTGCTTGCTCACGGAAGGAACAGCTTTCACCAAATCCACCATCGCCGGCATCGGCAAGCACGCCTGCTGCCGGGCGGCCAACCGCTGACGCTTCAAGCATCGAGCGGCCCGAGCTTGGGCGATATTTCCAACAAGTCGGGGCCGATTCCGGCGCGTTCGTGCTCCACGACCTTTCGGCGAACCGGGTAATCCGCTACAACCCAGCCCGTTGCGCCAAAGGTTTTTTGCCAGCATCCACCTTCAAGATTTTCAACGCGCTGGTGGCGTTGGAAACCGGCGTTGCCCCCGACACCAATTTCGCGCTCCCCTGGGATAGCGTCGTTCGCCCAATCCAAAACTGGAACCACGACCAAACAATCGCCGAGGCGTTCCGCAACTCCACCGTCTGGTTCTACCAAGAGCTTGCACGGCGGATTGGCCAGGAGCGGATGCAGATGTGGGTGTCGCGTGAGGGCTATGGAAACCAGAATATCCACGGGGGGATTAACACGTTTTGGTTAAATGGTCAGCTGCAAATCTCTCCCGACCAGCAAGTGGAGTTTTTGCGGCGGCTGTACGAGGGGAAGGTTGGCTTCTCCAAACGGACCACCGAGTTGGTGAAGCAGATCATGCTGCAGCGCGACACGCCGCACTATCGCCTGCGTGCAAAAACCGGTTGGGGGAGCGTTGGGAAGGTGCAGATTGGGTGGATTGTCGGGTGGGTGGAGCGGTCGCAGGGGGCGGCAATCTTTGCGTTGAATCTTGAAAGCCGCGACCCAAACTACCCAATGATGAAATCCCGAATGGAGGCCCTGCAGGGAATACTGAAGGATCTGGAAATTATTCCAAAACAGGAGTGA